A single window of Brevundimonas naejangsanensis DNA harbors:
- a CDS encoding ABC transporter ATP-binding protein has protein sequence MTQAPALPVNAIEVRGLKKTYKGSRKSPPKTALRGVDLTVPRGSMFGLLGPNGAGKSTLINIIAGVVNKSEGTVRIWDRDIDHEARDARSALGVVPQEIVADVFFTPREALEVQAGFYGVPANERRSDELLAALGLSDKANAYVRALSGGMKRRLMVAKALVHNPPVLILDEPTAGVDVELRRQLWDYVRKINEEGVTVILTTHYLEEAQELCDTIAIINRGEVVACEPTQQLLKRLDTRNVVVTPETAPETLPVLNGFHVAPRANGAFVVTYRTGESSVEQVLAAVRAAGVTIKDIATEDPDLEDVFLAMTYGDASRPDPTQD, from the coding sequence ATGACCCAAGCCCCCGCCCTGCCCGTCAACGCCATCGAGGTCAGGGGGCTGAAGAAGACCTACAAGGGCTCGCGCAAGTCGCCGCCGAAGACGGCCCTGCGCGGGGTCGACCTGACGGTGCCTCGCGGCTCGATGTTCGGGCTGCTAGGGCCCAACGGCGCGGGCAAGTCGACCCTGATCAACATCATCGCGGGCGTGGTGAACAAGTCCGAGGGCACGGTCCGCATCTGGGACCGCGACATCGACCATGAGGCGCGCGACGCCCGCTCGGCCCTGGGGGTGGTGCCGCAGGAAATCGTCGCCGACGTCTTCTTCACCCCGCGCGAGGCGCTGGAGGTCCAAGCCGGCTTTTACGGCGTGCCCGCGAACGAGCGCCGCTCGGACGAGCTGCTGGCGGCCCTGGGTCTGTCGGACAAGGCCAACGCCTATGTCCGCGCCCTGTCCGGCGGCATGAAGCGGCGCCTGATGGTGGCCAAGGCCCTGGTGCACAATCCGCCCGTGCTGATCCTGGACGAGCCGACCGCCGGCGTCGACGTCGAGCTGCGCCGCCAGCTGTGGGACTATGTCCGCAAGATCAACGAGGAGGGGGTGACGGTGATCCTGACCACCCACTACCTCGAAGAGGCGCAGGAGCTGTGCGACACCATCGCCATCATCAACCGGGGCGAGGTCGTGGCCTGCGAGCCGACGCAGCAGTTGCTGAAACGTCTCGACACCCGCAACGTGGTGGTGACGCCCGAGACGGCGCCCGAGACCCTGCCGGTCCTGAACGGCTTCCACGTCGCCCCGCGCGCCAACGGCGCCTTCGTCGTCACCTATCGCACGGGCGAATCCAGCGTCGAGCAGGTGCTGGCCGCCGTGCGCGCAGCGGGCGTGACCATCAAGGACATAGCCACCGAGGACCCGGATCTCGAAGACGTCTTCCTGGCCATGACCTACGGCGACGCCAGCCGCCCCGACCCGACGCAGGACTGA
- a CDS encoding RNA pyrophosphohydrolase — protein MSIDLSLYRPNVGVVLFNPAGQVWFGRRADTPEPWNWQFPQGGVDDGEDLEAAARRELHEETGVRSIALLGRTRDWIPYDFPAGLPSPKSWKGLKGQRQQWFAFRLTGAEDEIDLNAHGEPEFDAWRWGRLDEAPGLIVPFKRPVYEQVARAFGEWAA, from the coding sequence ATGAGCATCGATCTGTCCCTCTATCGCCCCAACGTCGGGGTCGTCCTGTTCAACCCGGCCGGCCAGGTCTGGTTCGGCCGCCGCGCCGACACGCCCGAGCCGTGGAACTGGCAGTTCCCGCAAGGCGGCGTCGACGACGGCGAGGACCTGGAGGCCGCCGCGCGGCGCGAACTGCATGAAGAGACCGGCGTGCGCTCCATCGCCCTGCTGGGCCGCACGAGGGATTGGATCCCCTATGACTTCCCCGCAGGCCTGCCGAGCCCGAAGAGCTGGAAGGGGCTGAAGGGGCAGCGCCAGCAGTGGTTCGCCTTCCGCCTGACCGGCGCCGAGGACGAGATCGACCTGAACGCGCACGGCGAGCCCGAGTTCGACGCCTGGCGCTGGGGGCGGCTGGACGAAGCGCCCGGCCTGATCGTGCCGTTCAAGCGGCCGGTCTATGAGCAGGTGGCGCGGGCGTTCGGAGAGTGGGCCGCCTAG
- a CDS encoding ATP synthase F1 subunit epsilon, producing the protein MAGKLNFSLVAPEREVFAGSVDQVDAPGVEGDFGVLPGHAPFMTTLREGLVTVYDGAQRRRFEVKGGFADVNGEGLTILAEEASELTAN; encoded by the coding sequence ATGGCCGGTAAGCTGAACTTCTCCCTCGTCGCCCCGGAACGCGAAGTCTTCGCCGGTTCGGTCGATCAGGTCGATGCGCCGGGCGTCGAGGGCGACTTCGGCGTCCTGCCGGGCCACGCGCCCTTCATGACCACCCTGCGCGAAGGCCTGGTGACCGTCTATGACGGCGCCCAGCGCCGCCGCTTCGAGGTCAAGGGCGGCTTCGCCGACGTCAACGGCGAAGGCCTGACCATCCTGGCCGAAGAGGCCTCGGAGCTGACCGCGAACTAA
- the atpD gene encoding F0F1 ATP synthase subunit beta yields the protein MTDTTAPKKPAAKKPAAKKAAPAAAPVAVAGQGKIAQVIGAVVDVEFTGHLPGILNALETQNVDQKTGEPFTLVLEVAQHLGENMVRTIAMDTTEGLTRGQAVVDTGKSIMAPVGPGTLGRIMNVVGQPIDEAGPIKTTEFRPIHREAPSFEEQSTSSEILVTGIKVIDLICPYTKGGKTGLFGGAGVGKTVTMQELINNIAKAYGGYSVLAGVGERTREGNDLYHEMIESNVNVAGGGEGSKCALVYGQMNEPPGARARVALTGLAQAEYFRDEEGKDVLLFIDNIFRFTQAGSEMSALLGRIPSAVGYQPTLATEMGNLQERITSTKKGSITSIQAIYVPADDLTDPAPAASFAHLDATTVLNRDIAAQAIFPAVDPLDSTSRIMDPLVIGEEHYTVARRVQEILQQYKALKDIIAILGMDELSEDDKLVVSRARKIQRFLSQPFFVAEQFTGSPGKFVELADTIRSFKAICDGEYDHLPEAAFYMVGAIEEAVEKAAKMAAEA from the coding sequence ATGACCGACACCACCGCCCCCAAGAAACCCGCCGCCAAGAAGCCGGCCGCCAAGAAGGCCGCTCCGGCCGCCGCTCCCGTCGCTGTCGCGGGCCAGGGCAAGATCGCCCAGGTTATCGGCGCCGTCGTCGACGTTGAGTTCACCGGCCACCTGCCGGGCATTCTGAACGCTCTGGAAACCCAGAACGTCGACCAGAAGACGGGCGAGCCCTTCACCCTGGTCCTGGAAGTCGCCCAGCACCTGGGTGAGAACATGGTTCGCACCATCGCCATGGACACGACCGAAGGTCTGACGCGCGGCCAGGCCGTCGTCGACACCGGCAAGTCGATCATGGCGCCGGTCGGCCCGGGCACGCTCGGCCGCATCATGAACGTCGTCGGTCAGCCGATCGACGAAGCCGGTCCGATCAAGACCACCGAGTTCCGCCCGATCCACCGCGAGGCGCCTTCGTTCGAAGAGCAGTCAACCTCGTCGGAAATCCTGGTCACGGGCATCAAGGTCATCGACCTGATTTGCCCCTACACCAAGGGCGGCAAGACCGGCCTGTTCGGCGGCGCCGGCGTCGGCAAGACCGTGACCATGCAGGAACTGATCAACAACATCGCCAAGGCGTACGGCGGTTATTCGGTTCTGGCCGGCGTGGGCGAACGCACCCGCGAAGGCAACGACCTGTATCACGAGATGATCGAGTCGAACGTGAACGTCGCCGGCGGCGGCGAAGGCTCCAAGTGCGCCCTCGTTTACGGCCAGATGAACGAGCCCCCCGGCGCCCGCGCCCGCGTCGCCCTGACCGGCCTGGCCCAGGCCGAATACTTCCGCGATGAAGAGGGCAAGGACGTCCTGCTGTTCATCGACAACATCTTCCGCTTCACGCAAGCCGGTTCGGAAATGTCGGCTCTGCTGGGCCGCATCCCCTCGGCCGTGGGCTATCAGCCGACGCTGGCCACCGAGATGGGCAACCTGCAGGAGCGCATCACCTCGACCAAGAAGGGCTCGATCACCTCGATCCAGGCCATCTACGTCCCGGCTGACGACCTGACCGACCCGGCGCCCGCCGCCTCGTTCGCCCACTTGGACGCGACGACGGTTCTGAACCGCGACATCGCCGCCCAGGCCATCTTCCCGGCCGTGGACCCGCTGGACTCCACCTCGCGGATCATGGACCCGCTGGTGATCGGCGAGGAGCACTACACCGTCGCCCGCCGCGTTCAGGAAATCCTGCAGCAGTACAAGGCGCTGAAGGACATCATCGCCATCCTGGGCATGGACGAGCTGTCGGAAGACGACAAACTGGTCGTGTCGCGCGCCCGCAAGATCCAGCGCTTCCTGTCGCAGCCCTTCTTCGTGGCCGAACAGTTCACCGGCTCGCCGGGCAAGTTCGTCGAGCTGGCCGACACCATCCGCTCGTTCAAGGCCATCTGCGACGGCGAATACGACCACCTGCCGGAAGCTGCCTTCTACATGGTCGGCGCCATCGAAGAGGCCGTCGAGAAGGCCGCCAAGATGGCTGCGGAAGCCTAA
- a CDS encoding F0F1 ATP synthase subunit gamma — protein MASLKEMRDRIGSVKATQKITKAMQMVAAAKLKRAQEQAENARPYASRMASVIANLAAGVGDDGPRLMTGTGADQKHLVVVATADKGLAGGFSTNVIRAARDHINSLIANGKDVEIVAVGRKSRDQLTRLFGDKVVKTFELSEHKTVGLHSAQPIAELLAEKFEADEADKVTLFYSQFKSVISQVPSSRQLAPAEVDADASADAGALYEYEPSEEDILETLLPRNLTTQILAALLENQAGFFGAQMAAMDNATRNAGDLISALTLQYNRSRQAQITTELIEIIAGAEAL, from the coding sequence ATGGCTAGCCTCAAGGAAATGCGCGATCGGATCGGAAGCGTCAAAGCGACGCAGAAGATCACGAAAGCCATGCAGATGGTCGCCGCGGCCAAGCTGAAGCGCGCCCAGGAGCAGGCGGAGAACGCCCGCCCCTATGCGTCGCGGATGGCCTCGGTCATCGCCAACCTGGCGGCGGGCGTCGGCGACGACGGCCCGCGCCTGATGACCGGAACCGGCGCCGACCAGAAGCACCTGGTCGTCGTCGCCACGGCCGACAAGGGTCTGGCGGGCGGGTTCTCGACCAACGTCATCCGCGCCGCGCGCGACCACATCAACAGCCTGATCGCCAACGGCAAGGACGTCGAGATCGTCGCTGTCGGCCGCAAGTCGCGCGACCAGCTGACCCGCCTGTTCGGGGACAAGGTCGTCAAGACTTTCGAGTTGAGCGAGCACAAGACGGTGGGTCTGCATTCGGCCCAGCCGATCGCCGAACTGTTGGCTGAAAAGTTCGAGGCGGACGAGGCCGACAAGGTCACGCTCTTCTACAGCCAGTTCAAGTCGGTGATCTCTCAGGTCCCGTCGTCGCGTCAGCTGGCCCCGGCCGAAGTCGACGCCGACGCCTCGGCCGACGCCGGCGCGCTCTATGAGTACGAGCCGTCGGAAGAGGACATCCTCGAGACCCTGCTGCCGCGCAACCTGACGACGCAGATCCTGGCCGCCCTTCTGGAAAACCAGGCCGGCTTCTTCGGCGCCCAGATGGCTGCGATGGACAACGCCACGCGTAACGCCGGCGACCTCATCAGCGCCTTGACGCTGCAGTACAACCGTTCCCGCCAGGCCCAGATCACCACCGAGCTGATCGAGATCATCGCCGGCGCTGAAGCGCTCTGA
- the atpA gene encoding F0F1 ATP synthase subunit alpha codes for MDIRAAEISAILKSQIANFGVEADVSDVGQVLSVGDGIARIHGLDNVQAGEMVEFTKAGVKGMALNLERDNVGAVIFGADAAIAEGDDVRRLGEIVDVPVGKGLLGRVVNPLGEPIDGKGPIQFTERRRVDVKAPGIIPRKSVHEPMQTGMKAIDTLIPVGRGQRELIIGDRQVGKTAVAIDTILNQKTVNKSDDESAKLYCIYVAIGQKRSTVAQIVKTLEESGALEYTIVVAATASEPAPLQFLAPFAGTAMGEYFRDNGMHGLIIYDDLSKQAVAYRQMSLLLRRPPGREAYPGDVFYLHSRLLERSAKLNEDYGSGSLTALPIIETQANDVSAYIPTNVISITDGQIFLESDLFYQGIRPAVNVGISVSRVGSSAQIKAMKQVAGSIKGELAQYREMAAFAKFGSDLDVSTQRLLARGARLTELLKQPQYSPLAVEEQVVSIYAGTRGYLDGIAVSDVGRFESELLARVHANHASLLEGIRTKKALTPELEAELKDILAAFAKTFA; via the coding sequence ATGGATATCCGCGCCGCCGAAATCTCGGCCATCCTCAAGTCGCAGATCGCCAACTTCGGCGTAGAAGCCGACGTTTCCGACGTCGGCCAGGTGCTGTCGGTCGGCGACGGCATCGCGCGCATCCACGGCCTGGACAACGTCCAGGCGGGTGAAATGGTCGAGTTCACCAAGGCCGGCGTGAAGGGCATGGCCCTGAACCTGGAACGCGACAACGTCGGCGCCGTGATCTTCGGCGCGGACGCCGCCATCGCCGAGGGCGACGACGTGCGCCGCCTGGGCGAAATCGTGGACGTGCCGGTCGGCAAGGGCCTGCTGGGCCGCGTCGTCAACCCGCTGGGCGAACCGATCGACGGCAAGGGCCCGATCCAGTTCACCGAGCGTCGCCGCGTCGACGTGAAGGCCCCCGGCATCATCCCGCGTAAATCGGTTCACGAGCCGATGCAGACGGGCATGAAGGCGATCGATACCCTGATCCCGGTCGGTCGCGGCCAGCGCGAGCTGATCATTGGCGACCGTCAGGTCGGCAAGACCGCCGTCGCCATCGACACCATCCTGAACCAGAAGACGGTCAACAAGTCGGACGACGAGTCGGCCAAGCTGTACTGCATCTACGTCGCCATCGGTCAGAAGCGCTCGACCGTGGCCCAGATCGTCAAGACCCTCGAAGAGTCGGGCGCGCTGGAATACACCATCGTCGTGGCCGCCACGGCGTCGGAACCGGCCCCGCTGCAGTTCCTGGCTCCGTTCGCCGGCACCGCCATGGGCGAGTATTTCCGCGACAACGGCATGCACGGCCTGATCATCTATGACGACCTGTCCAAGCAGGCCGTGGCCTACCGCCAGATGTCGCTGCTGCTGCGCCGTCCGCCGGGCCGTGAAGCCTACCCGGGCGACGTCTTCTACCTGCACAGCCGCCTGCTGGAGCGTTCGGCCAAGCTGAACGAGGACTACGGCTCGGGCTCGCTGACCGCCCTGCCGATCATCGAAACCCAGGCCAACGACGTGTCGGCCTACATCCCAACCAACGTGATTTCGATCACCGACGGCCAGATCTTCCTGGAATCGGACCTGTTCTATCAGGGCATCCGTCCGGCCGTGAACGTCGGCATCTCGGTGTCGCGCGTGGGCTCCTCGGCCCAGATCAAGGCCATGAAGCAGGTCGCCGGGTCGATTAAGGGCGAGCTGGCCCAGTATCGTGAAATGGCCGCCTTCGCGAAGTTCGGCTCGGACCTGGACGTCTCGACCCAGCGCCTGCTGGCCCGCGGCGCCCGCCTGACCGAGCTGCTGAAGCAGCCGCAGTACTCGCCGCTGGCGGTCGAGGAGCAGGTCGTGTCGATCTACGCCGGCACGCGCGGCTATCTGGACGGCATCGCCGTTTCGGACGTCGGCCGCTTCGAGAGCGAACTGCTGGCCCGCGTTCACGCCAACCACGCCTCGCTGCTGGAAGGCATCCGCACCAAGAAGGCCCTGACGCCCGAGCTGGAAGCCGAGCTGAAGGACATCCTGGCGGCCTTCGCCAAAACCTTCGCCTGA
- a CDS encoding F0F1 ATP synthase subunit delta, producing MADDFRTTEVGGRYAQALFDLADETGALDAVRADLASLKAAWIDSADLRRLATSPLISSDDQAKGLAAIADKAQFTATTRNFLGLLGQNGRAADLPGVIAAFEALYAKKTGVVAAEVTSAVALSAAQTKTIQSELRAALGRDPELTARVDPSILGGLKVKVGSKLFDASLKTKLDQMTFALKRA from the coding sequence GTGGCGGACGATTTCAGGACGACGGAAGTCGGCGGACGGTATGCACAGGCGCTGTTCGACCTGGCGGATGAGACGGGGGCGCTGGACGCCGTGCGCGCCGATCTGGCTTCGCTGAAGGCGGCCTGGATCGACAGCGCCGACCTGCGCCGTCTGGCGACCTCGCCGCTGATCTCTTCGGATGATCAGGCCAAGGGTCTGGCGGCCATCGCCGACAAGGCGCAGTTCACGGCCACGACGCGCAACTTCCTGGGCCTGCTGGGCCAGAACGGCCGCGCGGCGGACCTGCCGGGCGTGATCGCCGCCTTCGAGGCGCTGTACGCCAAGAAGACGGGCGTGGTGGCCGCCGAGGTGACTTCGGCCGTGGCGCTCAGCGCCGCTCAGACCAAGACGATCCAGAGCGAGCTGCGCGCCGCCCTGGGCCGCGACCCCGAACTGACCGCCCGCGTCGATCCGTCGATCCTGGGCGGCCTGAAGGTCAAGGTGGGCTCGAAGCTGTTCGACGCCTCGCTGAAGACCAAGCTCGACCAGATGACCTTTGCGCTGAAGCGCGCCTAA
- a CDS encoding cation diffusion facilitator family transporter — MAASTSKQVIFAALAGNAAIAITKFAAALFTGSAAMMSEAIHSAVDTGNQVLLLIGLRRAARPASESHPFGHGLQLYFYTFVVAILIFGLGAVISILHGLERIRAPEPIQNPWVNYLVLGLAVLFEGGSWWVALRAFNGQRGGRPLLAAVRESKDPTIFTVLFEDTAALTGLVIALIGVVASHVFGLPVIDGVASVAIGVVLALTAGFLAFESQSLLTGEAADPATRAGIAAIARSEPGVEGLNDLRTMHFGPNEILVALSLDFDDRLSAADVEAAVARLEQRIRAVHPQAGRIYVEAQSLASHAAVRAAVMAGGGPGALVSDVPGGATTTPRTTA; from the coding sequence ATGGCCGCCTCTACATCCAAGCAGGTGATTTTCGCGGCCCTGGCGGGCAACGCCGCCATCGCCATCACGAAATTCGCCGCCGCCCTGTTCACCGGCTCGGCCGCCATGATGAGCGAGGCGATCCACTCGGCCGTGGACACCGGCAATCAGGTCCTGCTGCTGATCGGCCTGCGCCGCGCCGCGCGGCCGGCCAGCGAAAGCCATCCCTTCGGTCACGGGCTTCAGCTCTATTTCTACACCTTCGTCGTCGCCATCCTGATCTTCGGCCTGGGGGCGGTCATCTCGATCCTGCACGGGCTCGAGCGCATCCGCGCGCCCGAGCCGATCCAGAACCCCTGGGTCAACTATCTGGTGCTGGGGCTGGCGGTGCTGTTCGAGGGCGGCTCCTGGTGGGTGGCGTTGAGGGCCTTCAACGGCCAGCGCGGCGGCCGCCCTTTGCTGGCCGCCGTGCGAGAGAGCAAGGACCCCACCATCTTCACCGTGCTGTTCGAGGACACCGCCGCCCTGACCGGCCTGGTCATCGCCCTGATCGGGGTGGTCGCCAGCCACGTCTTCGGCCTGCCCGTCATCGACGGGGTCGCCTCCGTGGCCATCGGGGTCGTGCTGGCCCTGACCGCCGGCTTCCTGGCCTTCGAGAGCCAGAGCCTGCTGACCGGCGAGGCCGCCGATCCGGCCACGCGGGCCGGCATCGCCGCCATCGCCCGCTCCGAGCCGGGCGTCGAGGGCCTGAACGACCTGCGCACCATGCATTTCGGACCCAACGAGATCCTGGTCGCCCTCAGCCTGGATTTCGACGACCGGCTCAGCGCCGCCGATGTCGAGGCTGCGGTGGCGCGGCTGGAGCAGCGCATCCGCGCCGTCCACCCCCAGGCAGGCCGCATCTATGTCGAGGCCCAGAGCCTGGCGAGCCACGCGGCGGTCCGCGCGGCCGTCATGGCGGGGGGCGGGCCCGGCGCCCTAGTGTCCGATGTGCCGGGGGGTGCGACCACGACGCCGCGCACGACCGCTTGA
- a CDS encoding TerC family protein codes for MLESITPLLSDPAAWAALVTLVVMEVVLGIDNLIFISILSNKLPPEHRQRTRRIGIGLALIMRLGLLATIGWIVGLTQPVFDLGFHGETFDTAFSWRDLILIAGGLFLLWKATKEIHHSVDTTPSNDLLEKDKKDVVLNNVGAAIFQIILLDLVFSVDSILTAVGMTEHVPIMMVAVIAAVTVMLLAADPLANFIDKNPTVVMLALGFLLMIGAVLIADGFGVHVPKGYIYAAMAFSALVEGLNMWSRNAQIRKAQAQEAARAALNKAETAERGV; via the coding sequence ATGCTTGAAAGCATAACCCCGCTCCTCAGCGACCCCGCCGCCTGGGCGGCCCTCGTGACTCTGGTGGTCATGGAGGTCGTGCTGGGGATCGACAACCTGATCTTCATCTCGATCCTCTCCAACAAGCTCCCGCCCGAGCACCGCCAACGCACGCGCCGCATCGGCATCGGCCTGGCCCTGATCATGCGTCTGGGCCTGCTGGCCACCATCGGCTGGATCGTCGGCCTGACTCAGCCCGTGTTCGACCTGGGCTTCCACGGCGAGACCTTCGACACCGCCTTCTCCTGGCGCGACCTGATCCTGATCGCCGGCGGCCTGTTCCTGCTGTGGAAGGCCACGAAGGAGATCCACCACTCGGTCGACACCACCCCGTCGAACGATCTGCTGGAGAAGGACAAGAAGGACGTCGTCCTCAACAACGTCGGCGCGGCCATCTTCCAGATCATCCTGCTGGACCTGGTCTTCTCGGTCGATTCGATCCTGACCGCCGTCGGCATGACCGAACACGTGCCCATCATGATGGTGGCCGTCATCGCCGCCGTGACCGTCATGCTGCTGGCCGCCGATCCGCTGGCCAATTTCATCGACAAGAATCCGACCGTGGTCATGCTGGCCCTGGGCTTCCTGCTGATGATCGGCGCCGTGCTGATCGCCGACGGCTTCGGCGTCCATGTGCCCAAGGGCTATATCTACGCCGCCATGGCCTTCTCGGCTCTGGTGGAAGGCCTGAACATGTGGTCGCGCAACGCCCAGATCAGAAAGGCCCAGGCCCAGGAAGCCGCGCGGGCCGCCCTCAACAAGGCCGAAACCGCCGAGCGCGGCGTCTAA
- a CDS encoding glutaminyl-peptide cyclotransferase, with protein sequence MGVGPVLAMLLLALCAPAAAQAPGPAPASSPARPAPAPIPVYGYEVVRAFPHDPAAFTQGLVIRNGVLIESTGRNPSSVRRVRLEDGVVLQSHELDPEYFGEGLTEKDGRVFSLSWINGVGFIWNADDLKPVSRFAYAGEGWGLTHDGSRLILSDGSATLRFLDLDTLAETGRVAVTLNGRPLGRLNELEWIDGEVWANVWQTDFIVRIDPASGQVVGVIDLTGLLPRDQAKDPLDDVLNGIAWDAKNRRLFVTGKNWPTLFEIKLTGPR encoded by the coding sequence ATGGGCGTGGGGCCGGTCCTGGCGATGCTTCTGCTGGCGCTTTGCGCGCCGGCGGCGGCGCAAGCGCCGGGGCCGGCCCCCGCATCTTCTCCCGCCCGCCCAGCGCCCGCGCCGATTCCGGTCTACGGCTATGAGGTGGTGCGGGCCTTTCCCCACGATCCGGCCGCCTTCACCCAAGGGCTGGTCATCCGCAACGGCGTGCTGATCGAAAGCACCGGCCGCAACCCGTCCAGCGTGCGCCGCGTGCGGCTCGAGGACGGCGTCGTGCTTCAGAGCCATGAGCTCGACCCCGAGTATTTCGGCGAGGGCCTGACCGAGAAGGACGGGCGCGTCTTCTCCCTGTCCTGGATCAACGGCGTCGGCTTCATCTGGAATGCGGACGACCTGAAGCCCGTCTCCCGCTTCGCCTATGCGGGCGAAGGCTGGGGGCTGACCCACGACGGGTCGCGCCTGATCCTGTCCGATGGATCGGCGACCCTGCGCTTTCTCGACCTCGACACCCTGGCCGAGACGGGTCGCGTCGCCGTCACCCTGAACGGTCGTCCGCTGGGGCGGCTGAACGAGCTGGAATGGATCGACGGCGAGGTCTGGGCCAACGTCTGGCAGACCGACTTCATCGTCCGCATCGACCCGGCGTCCGGCCAGGTGGTCGGGGTCATCGACCTGACCGGCCTGCTGCCGAGGGATCAGGCCAAGGACCCGCTCGACGACGTGCTGAACGGGATCGCCTGGGACGCCAAGAACCGCCGCCTGTTCGTCACCGGCAAGAACTGGCCCACCCTGTTCGAGATCAAGCTGACCGGGCCGCGATAA